A genomic window from Glycine soja cultivar W05 chromosome 10, ASM419377v2, whole genome shotgun sequence includes:
- the LOC114370832 gene encoding transcription factor MYB82-like, whose protein sequence is MYWGEVMAGHVGRGVLEEEVWRKGPWTAEEDRLLVEYVRLHGEGRWNSVARLAGLKRNGKSCRLRWVNYLRPDLKRGQITPQEESIILELHARWGNRWSTIARSLPGRTDNEIKNYWRTHFKKKAKSPSDAAEKARNRLMRKQQFHQQQQQQEQLQQQHQAQQQQMQFNFDMKGIMAMLEDNIHRTPYISQSRQEMINMHQNTTEEQGYLYSMLNDNSSASSAPETSAEEVLWDGLWNIDDVHGNFSVASAASKVGLYNLVAPFC, encoded by the exons ATGTATTGGGGGGAAGTTATGGCTGGCCATGTGGGTAGAGGTGTCTTAGAGGAGGAGGTATGGAGGAAGGGACCTTGGACTGCTGAAGAGGACAGGTTGCTTGTTGAGTATGTTAGGTTGCATGGTGAAGGCAGATGGAACTCTGTTGCTAGGCTTGCAG GATTGAAAAGAAATGGGAAGAGCTGCAGATTGAGATGGGTGAATTATCTGAGACCTGATCTCAAGAGGGGACAGATAACACCACAAGAAGAGAGCATAATTCTAGAGTTGCATGCAAGGTGGGGAAAcag GTGGTCAACAATTGCAAGGAGCTTGCCAGGGAGAACTGACaatgagataaaaaattattggagGACTCATTTCAAGAAAAAGGCAAAAAGTCCCTCTGATGCAGCAGAGAAGGCTAGAAATAGACTCATGAGGAAGCAGCAATTTcaccagcaacaacaacaacaagaacagtTGCAGCAGCAGCATCaggcacaacaacaacaaatgcaATTCAACTTTGACATGAAAGGCATCATGGCCATGCTTGAGGACAACATCCATAGAACACCTTATATATCTCAATCAAGACAAGAAATGATCAACATGCACCAAAACACCACAGAAGAGCAAGGATACTTGTACTCTATGCTCAATGACAACTCTTCTGCTTCTTCTGCACCAGAGACCTCTGCAGAAGAAGTTTTGTGGGATGGTCTGTGGAACATAGATGATGTTCATGGCAATTTCAGTGTAGCTAGTGCAGCAAGCAAAGTTGGTCTATACAATTTAGTTGCTCCCTTCTGTTAA